From Bosea sp. NBC_00550, the proteins below share one genomic window:
- a CDS encoding AMP-binding protein — protein MAATSFDAAAARITIFRALLEATARHGKSRIALEDPERQPITYGRLVLGALVLGRKLAAFTSPREHVGVLLPNMQGMAVTLFSLIAYGRVPALLNFTAGVRNLRAAAELAQLKIIVTSRRFVDQGKLDDEIAVLGEGRRVIYLEDVRKQITSFDKALGALQSLVPGLAHRSYEAQADEAAVILFTSGTEGTPKGVVLSHANIVSNARQVFAHASGAISERDVFMNPLPAFHSFGLTAGLMVPLLHGMKVVLYPSPLHYKQMPKLIGETKATFLLATDTFLQGYARAAERNDLGSVRYVVAGAERVKAETRRMWEPYGTTILEGYGCTECSPVIAVNTPAAIRDGTVGKLLPGIEANLEPVEGIHEGGRLTVRGPNIMAGYLDPEQPGRVIPPEGGWHDTGDIVVLDDGFVAIRGRAKRFAKLGGEMVSLAAVETMVSKLWPDQNHVVVGLPDARKGEQLILVTEKPDADRATLQEAAKEQGFPELWVPRAILVTQAIPVLGNGKIDYGATRELAASRRSLL, from the coding sequence ATGGCCGCCACCAGCTTCGACGCCGCGGCCGCGCGGATCACGATCTTTCGCGCGTTGCTCGAGGCTACGGCCCGGCACGGCAAGAGCCGCATCGCACTGGAGGACCCCGAACGCCAGCCGATCACCTATGGCCGGCTGGTGCTGGGCGCGCTGGTGCTGGGGCGCAAGCTGGCGGCGTTCACGTCGCCGCGCGAGCATGTCGGCGTGCTGCTGCCGAACATGCAGGGCATGGCGGTGACGCTGTTCTCGCTCATCGCCTATGGTCGTGTGCCGGCGCTGCTCAACTTCACCGCCGGTGTCCGCAACCTGCGCGCGGCGGCGGAACTGGCGCAGCTCAAGATCATCGTCACCTCGCGCCGCTTCGTCGACCAGGGCAAGCTCGACGACGAGATCGCGGTGCTGGGCGAAGGGCGCCGCGTCATCTATCTCGAAGATGTCCGCAAGCAGATCACCAGCTTCGACAAGGCGCTCGGCGCGCTGCAGAGCCTGGTGCCGGGGCTCGCCCACCGCTCCTACGAAGCGCAAGCCGACGAGGCGGCGGTGATCCTCTTCACCTCGGGCACCGAGGGCACGCCGAAAGGCGTGGTGCTGAGCCATGCCAATATCGTCTCGAATGCGCGGCAGGTCTTTGCCCATGCCAGCGGGGCGATCTCGGAGCGGGACGTTTTCATGAATCCGCTGCCGGCCTTCCATTCCTTCGGGCTAACGGCCGGCCTTATGGTGCCGCTGCTGCACGGCATGAAGGTCGTGCTCTATCCGAGCCCGCTGCACTACAAGCAGATGCCGAAGCTGATCGGCGAGACGAAGGCGACCTTCCTGCTGGCGACCGATACGTTCCTGCAGGGATATGCCCGCGCTGCAGAGCGGAACGATCTCGGCAGCGTGCGTTACGTCGTCGCCGGGGCCGAACGGGTCAAGGCCGAGACGCGACGGATGTGGGAGCCTTACGGCACGACCATCCTCGAAGGCTATGGCTGCACCGAATGCTCGCCCGTCATTGCCGTCAACACGCCGGCCGCCATCCGCGACGGCACCGTCGGCAAGCTGCTGCCTGGCATCGAGGCGAATCTGGAGCCGGTGGAGGGCATCCACGAAGGCGGGCGGCTCACCGTGCGCGGACCGAACATCATGGCCGGTTATCTCGACCCCGAACAGCCCGGCCGCGTCATCCCGCCCGAGGGGGGCTGGCACGATACCGGCGATATCGTCGTGCTCGATGACGGATTCGTCGCAATCCGGGGCCGGGCCAAGCGCTTCGCCAAGCTGGGCGGCGAGATGGTCTCGCTGGCGGCTGTGGAGACCATGGTCTCCAAGCTCTGGCCGGACCAGAACCATGTCGTCGTTGGCCTGCCCGACGCGCGCAAGGGCGAGCAGCTGATCCTCGTCACCGAGAAGCCCGACGCGGACCGTGCGACGCTGCAGGAGGCTGCGAAGGAGCAGGGCTTCCCGGAGCTATGGGTGCCGCGTGCGATCCTGGTGACTCAGGCCATCCCCGTGCTCGGCAACGGCAAGATCGACTATGGCGCGACGCGCGAGCTTGCGGCCTCGCGACGCTCGCTACTGTAA
- a CDS encoding DMT family transporter, with amino-acid sequence MSSRAQWLGILCGLLTSVIWGVQAVVSRHAMLIDLTPADVTILRFASAAAVLLPWALRNMRPFPVGSLGWPRAGVMALLIGPLYSLILVGGAYFAPALHSSIISPGLIPVFTALLVFLVTGERAGRMRMVGLGIIVLGIGIFSRDALAVTPARPDAWIGDLLFVLIALLWAIFGLLAKRWGVSSLDVTAASCLLSVPLLVIVALVLPVHMMRAPFAELLLQAVYQGVLVGVVALYLYARTVAMLGAAKATLFLPLVPIATATSSALFLAESPSPTELVGMAVVVTGMLVAFRSPSVG; translated from the coding sequence ATGAGCTCCCGCGCGCAATGGCTCGGCATCCTCTGCGGATTGCTGACCTCGGTGATCTGGGGCGTTCAGGCGGTCGTGTCGCGGCACGCCATGCTGATCGACCTGACGCCGGCCGACGTCACGATCCTGCGCTTCGCCTCGGCTGCCGCCGTGCTGCTGCCGTGGGCGCTCCGAAACATGCGCCCCTTTCCGGTCGGCTCGCTCGGCTGGCCGCGGGCTGGGGTCATGGCGCTTCTGATCGGCCCGCTCTACAGCCTGATCCTTGTCGGCGGCGCCTATTTCGCGCCGGCCCTGCACTCGTCGATCATCTCGCCCGGCCTGATCCCGGTCTTCACCGCGCTGCTGGTCTTCCTCGTCACTGGCGAACGCGCCGGGCGGATGCGGATGGTCGGCCTGGGCATCATCGTATTGGGCATCGGCATCTTCTCGCGGGATGCGCTGGCGGTGACGCCTGCACGGCCCGATGCCTGGATCGGCGACCTGCTCTTCGTGCTGATCGCCCTCCTGTGGGCGATCTTCGGGCTTCTCGCCAAGCGCTGGGGTGTGAGCTCGCTCGACGTCACCGCCGCCTCCTGCCTGCTCTCCGTGCCGCTGCTCGTGATCGTCGCCCTTGTGCTGCCCGTCCACATGATGCGGGCGCCCTTCGCCGAGCTGCTGCTGCAGGCGGTCTATCAGGGTGTGCTGGTTGGCGTGGTCGCGCTCTACCTCTACGCCCGCACCGTGGCGATGCTCGGCGCGGCGAAGGCGACATTGTTCCTACCGCTGGTGCCGATTGCGACCGCCACCTCCAGCGCGCTCTTCCTGGCGGAAAGCCCCTCGCCTACCGAGCTTGTCGGCATGGCGGTGGTGGTCACCGGGATGCTGGTCGCCTTCCGCTCGCCCTCGGTCGGTTGA
- a CDS encoding phosphoenolpyruvate carboxylase: MTIATDNRPDSGIETLAAELLTRIEQARSDSRDDPFGNPVLRVTLWLTRLMDRGELSVDEAGELVRHLGRQALRQRAGRVSRYVGLDKDEAAVFAALAESLANKAASFADFRQQLERARFAAVFTAHPTFGMTRPLCHALADLASGGTQGDAVVDEPGLSFRPDGRITLQDEFEQARFAVRQARDAIDRMNAAFFAVARARWPEDWTRLAPKPVTLASWVGCDTDGRTDIGWWDTLRYRLESKSGQFARILEKLPQAPATEAVRRLVGEALAAVERQLALAPPIGTQPSLQALQAFALALVHERETALPEASGLIEALDAALAEASDEETRLALALIRAGCLAHGVSIALPHFRLNASQLHNALRSVIPLEEEPGEPAQRRAFLAAANTALGKVEPVAVDFGALAAERASAARMMMTIAQIVKHLDGSKPVRFLIAETETGYTLLCALWLASRFGIADLVEISPLFETSDALEQGPRIIDEALRSPHFRDYLKRHGRLCIQFGYSDSGRYIGQVASTFWVERLRIRICELLARYKLDDVELVIFDTHGESVGRGAHPDSLADRLAYLDPAFARQAFAQAGIRTVRETSFQGSDGYLLFGTPQLAGATVGRIAEAVFAPVESIDDPIYDEPDFASEFFQTVREEMNALVDDPGYAALIGTFGPSLLDKTGSRPAARQSDAGGPTRIRHPRELRAIPNNAILQQLGWMANSMHGVGHAASRSPDLFRAMRERSDRFDRAYRLAAHAMAHSDLDVLRAYLDSLDPGSWFDRARRTVREGRRDELLAVADALSRLELAPALRRLFWRLSADALKLRAAADDVPQMPARLIALHALRLAAIHRIWLAFAHIPDFRPHAGLTRDDFVERLLRLDVPACLAQMAAIFPRDPDPTIGLDFGEPPGPREGGTYEALHRDVFAPMLAQFELIREISGAIQHEIGAFG; the protein is encoded by the coding sequence GTGACGATCGCGACGGATAATCGGCCGGACTCCGGCATCGAGACGCTTGCCGCGGAGCTGCTGACCCGCATCGAGCAGGCGCGCAGCGATTCCCGCGACGACCCCTTTGGCAATCCGGTGCTGCGGGTGACGCTCTGGCTGACCCGGCTGATGGACCGGGGCGAATTGAGCGTCGATGAAGCGGGCGAACTCGTGCGCCATCTCGGGCGGCAGGCGCTGCGGCAGCGCGCCGGGCGGGTCTCGCGCTATGTCGGGCTCGACAAGGACGAGGCGGCCGTCTTCGCCGCATTGGCCGAGAGCCTGGCGAACAAGGCCGCCAGCTTCGCGGATTTCCGGCAGCAGTTGGAGCGGGCGCGTTTCGCCGCGGTGTTCACGGCGCATCCGACCTTCGGCATGACGCGCCCGCTCTGCCATGCGCTGGCCGACCTCGCTTCCGGCGGGACGCAGGGCGACGCTGTCGTCGACGAGCCCGGCCTCAGCTTCCGCCCCGATGGCCGCATCACCCTGCAGGACGAGTTCGAGCAGGCGCGTTTTGCGGTGCGCCAGGCCCGCGACGCGATCGACCGCATGAACGCCGCGTTCTTCGCGGTGGCGCGAGCACGCTGGCCCGAGGACTGGACGAGGCTCGCGCCGAAGCCGGTGACGCTGGCCTCCTGGGTCGGCTGCGACACGGATGGGCGCACCGATATCGGCTGGTGGGACACGCTGCGCTACCGATTGGAATCGAAGAGCGGGCAGTTCGCGCGCATTCTCGAAAAACTGCCGCAGGCTCCCGCCACGGAAGCCGTGCGCAGGCTGGTCGGCGAAGCGCTCGCGGCCGTCGAAAGGCAGCTCGCGCTGGCGCCGCCGATCGGGACGCAGCCCTCGCTCCAGGCCTTGCAGGCCTTTGCGCTTGCACTCGTGCATGAGCGCGAGACCGCTTTGCCGGAGGCCTCAGGCTTGATCGAAGCGCTCGACGCTGCGCTGGCCGAGGCGTCCGACGAAGAGACCAGGCTCGCTCTGGCGCTGATCCGGGCCGGGTGCCTTGCCCATGGCGTCTCGATCGCGCTGCCGCATTTCCGGCTCAACGCCTCGCAGCTCCACAACGCGCTGCGCTCCGTGATCCCGCTGGAGGAGGAGCCGGGCGAGCCGGCGCAGAGGCGGGCCTTTCTCGCCGCCGCCAATACCGCGCTCGGCAAGGTCGAGCCGGTCGCGGTCGATTTCGGCGCGCTCGCGGCCGAGCGCGCCTCGGCGGCGCGCATGATGATGACGATCGCGCAGATCGTGAAGCATCTCGACGGCTCGAAGCCGGTGCGTTTCCTCATTGCGGAAACCGAGACCGGCTACACGCTGCTTTGCGCGCTCTGGCTCGCCAGCCGTTTCGGCATTGCCGATCTCGTCGAGATCTCGCCGCTGTTCGAGACGTCGGACGCGCTGGAGCAGGGGCCGCGCATCATCGACGAGGCGCTGCGCAGCCCGCATTTCCGGGACTATCTCAAGCGCCACGGGCGGCTGTGCATCCAATTCGGCTATTCCGATTCCGGGCGCTATATCGGGCAGGTGGCCTCGACTTTTTGGGTCGAAAGGCTCCGCATCCGCATCTGCGAGCTGCTCGCCCGCTACAAGCTCGACGATGTCGAACTGGTGATCTTCGATACGCATGGCGAGTCGGTCGGCCGGGGCGCCCATCCCGACAGCCTGGCCGACCGGCTGGCCTATCTCGACCCCGCTTTCGCCCGGCAGGCCTTCGCGCAGGCCGGCATCAGGACGGTGCGCGAGACGAGCTTCCAGGGCAGCGACGGATATCTCCTGTTCGGCACGCCGCAGCTCGCGGGCGCAACGGTCGGGCGTATCGCCGAGGCGGTCTTCGCGCCTGTCGAAAGCATCGACGATCCGATCTATGACGAGCCGGATTTCGCCAGCGAGTTCTTCCAGACCGTGCGCGAAGAGATGAACGCGCTGGTCGACGACCCCGGCTATGCCGCACTGATCGGGACCTTCGGACCCTCGCTCCTCGACAAGACCGGCTCGCGCCCGGCCGCCCGGCAGAGCGATGCCGGTGGGCCGACTCGAATCCGCCATCCGCGCGAGCTGCGCGCCATCCCCAACAACGCCATCCTCCAGCAGCTCGGCTGGATGGCGAACAGCATGCACGGCGTCGGCCATGCCGCCTCGCGCTCGCCTGACCTGTTCCGCGCGATGCGCGAACGCTCCGACCGCTTCGACCGGGCTTACCGCCTCGCGGCCCATGCGATGGCGCATAGCGACCTCGACGTGCTGCGCGCCTATCTCGACTCGCTCGACCCCGGCAGCTGGTTCGACCGGGCACGCCGGACGGTGAGGGAAGGGCGGCGCGACGAATTGCTGGCGGTTGCCGATGCGCTGTCGCGGCTGGAACTGGCGCCGGCGCTGCGCCGCCTGTTCTGGCGGCTTTCGGCCGATGCGCTGAAGCTCCGCGCCGCGGCGGACGATGTCCCCCAGATGCCAGCGCGGCTCATCGCGCTGCATGCGCTCAGGCTGGCGGCGATCCACCGGATCTGGCTCGCCTTCGCCCATATTCCGGATTTCCGCCCGCATGCGGGGCTGACGCGGGATGACTTCGTCGAAAGGTTGCTGCGCCTCGACGTGCCCGCCTGCCTCGCGCAGATGGCCGCCATCTTCCCGCGCGATCCAGACCCGACCATCGGGCTCGATTTCGGCGAGCCGCCGGGCCCGCGCGAGGGCGGCACCTACGAGGCGCTGCATCGCGACGTCTTCGCACCGATGCTGGCGCAGTTCGAGCTGATCCGCGAGATTTCCGGCGCGATCCAGCACGAGATCGGCGCTTTCGGGTAG
- a CDS encoding class I SAM-dependent methyltransferase, which yields MTRPTFWQPTQADQAGGDRRLRAPATQRNRDAILAVLRDMLPPSGLVLEVASGSGEHIVHFAETLPALSFQPSDPMADALASIAAWARESGLGNILPPLMIDASAQEWPIGSADAILCINMIHIAPWTAAEGLFRQAGRLLKTGSPLYLYGPYRRSDRPLEPSNAAFDESLRSRDPEWGLRELGDVAALASANGFGSPEIIEMPANNLSLIFRKA from the coding sequence ATGACCAGGCCCACCTTCTGGCAACCGACACAAGCGGATCAGGCGGGAGGCGATCGGCGCCTGCGAGCCCCTGCTACCCAGCGCAACCGCGACGCGATCCTTGCCGTATTGCGAGACATGCTGCCGCCTTCCGGGCTCGTATTGGAGGTCGCCAGCGGCTCGGGCGAACACATCGTTCATTTTGCCGAGACGCTGCCCGCCCTCTCGTTCCAGCCCAGCGATCCGATGGCCGATGCGCTGGCAAGCATCGCTGCCTGGGCGCGGGAGTCAGGGTTGGGCAACATTCTGCCGCCGCTGATGATCGACGCGAGCGCGCAGGAATGGCCGATCGGTTCAGCCGACGCGATCCTCTGCATCAACATGATCCATATCGCGCCCTGGACGGCGGCGGAGGGCCTGTTCCGCCAGGCGGGACGCCTGCTGAAGACCGGCAGCCCGCTCTATCTCTACGGCCCTTATCGCCGCTCCGACCGTCCCCTCGAGCCCAGCAATGCCGCCTTCGACGAAAGCCTTCGCAGCCGCGACCCTGAATGGGGCCTGCGAGAGCTCGGCGATGTGGCCGCTCTGGCTTCTGCAAATGGTTTCGGCTCGCCGGAGATCATCGAGATGCCGGCCAACAATCTCAGCCTCATTTTTCGGAAGGCCTGA
- a CDS encoding DUF1190 domain-containing protein, whose protein sequence is MMIPASILATLRVATLAPVLSFANPTDLAAQAPGNTYVRRDECIAAGLLTAEQCEFAYRNARAEFEQRAPRYASRAACERSHKRCGAQIVSAGGWESFGKGGATYVPRFVGVRVTGEGAARRTLPVVEGGTKVAFVGRPVTELLDKVSGRQGVIGLTSSVGRGSHGHAGQPSGTYVKRGDRDDTMRVPMEEKSIGSDVKPGLYVDPDGVEWYKPARPH, encoded by the coding sequence ATGATGATCCCTGCCTCGATTCTCGCCACCCTGCGCGTCGCCACGCTTGCACCCGTCCTGTCGTTCGCGAACCCTACCGATCTCGCGGCTCAGGCCCCCGGAAACACCTATGTGCGCCGCGACGAGTGCATCGCGGCTGGGCTGCTGACGGCGGAGCAATGCGAGTTTGCCTATCGCAACGCCAGGGCCGAGTTCGAGCAGCGCGCGCCGCGCTATGCCTCGCGCGCTGCATGCGAGCGCAGCCACAAGCGCTGCGGGGCGCAAATCGTCTCTGCCGGCGGCTGGGAATCCTTCGGCAAGGGCGGCGCGACCTATGTTCCGCGCTTCGTCGGCGTCAGGGTGACGGGCGAGGGCGCCGCGCGGCGGACGCTGCCGGTCGTCGAGGGCGGCACCAAGGTCGCCTTCGTCGGACGGCCGGTGACGGAGCTGCTGGACAAGGTCTCCGGCCGGCAGGGCGTGATCGGGCTGACGAGCAGCGTCGGCCGTGGCTCCCATGGCCATGCCGGGCAGCCCTCCGGCACCTATGTCAAGCGCGGCGACCGCGACGACACGATGCGCGTGCCGATGGAGGAGAAGAGCATCGGATCGGACGTCAAGCCCGGGCTCTATGTCGATCCCGACGGGGTCGAGTGGTACAAGCCGGCGCGCCCGCACTGA
- a CDS encoding hemolysin family protein encodes MVVVALTVINGLLAMSELAVVSSRTARLKVLSDQGNKGATTAMRLAEDPGRFLSTVQIGITLVGVLSGAFSGATLGARLSEWLGTHGFSPSVSDTLGVGLVVVAITYLSLILGELVPKQVALRDPERVAARVAPAMALMSKVGAPLVFLLDISGKAVLALLGQKGESEERVTEEEVRTIIAEAETAGVLERDEREMIAGVMRLADRSARALMTPRREVEVIDLSDPPEELREQLKASRRSRLPVQDGESDSIIGVVLMKDLIDFLAVGDTEQLRQHVQEAPVVMDTADSLHVLREIRSSRVHMALVFDEYGHFEGIITPGDVLEAIIGAFQEEEEDEPAIVTRADGSYLVAGWMQVDEFSHELGIQMPRDADFQTVAGFVLAEMNHLPNVGETFDKGHWRFEVVDLDGRRIDKILVSRIEA; translated from the coding sequence CTGGTCGTCGTGGCGCTGACGGTCATCAATGGACTGCTCGCCATGTCGGAGCTCGCCGTCGTTTCGTCGCGGACGGCACGCCTCAAGGTCCTCAGCGACCAGGGCAACAAGGGCGCCACGACGGCGATGCGCCTGGCCGAGGATCCCGGCCGCTTCCTCTCCACCGTTCAGATCGGCATCACGCTTGTCGGCGTTCTGTCCGGCGCCTTCTCCGGCGCCACGCTCGGCGCGCGCCTTTCCGAATGGCTGGGCACCCACGGCTTCTCGCCCTCCGTCTCGGACACGCTCGGCGTCGGCCTCGTCGTGGTCGCGATCACCTATCTCTCGCTGATCCTGGGCGAACTCGTGCCGAAGCAGGTCGCCTTGCGCGACCCCGAGCGGGTGGCTGCGCGCGTCGCGCCGGCGATGGCCCTGATGTCGAAAGTCGGCGCGCCGCTGGTCTTCCTGCTCGATATCTCCGGCAAAGCCGTGCTCGCCCTGCTCGGACAGAAGGGCGAGTCCGAGGAGAGAGTCACCGAGGAGGAGGTGCGCACCATCATCGCCGAGGCGGAGACCGCCGGCGTGCTGGAGCGGGACGAGCGCGAGATGATCGCGGGCGTGATGCGCCTCGCCGACCGCTCGGCGCGCGCCCTGATGACGCCCCGCCGCGAGGTCGAGGTCATCGACCTGTCGGACCCTCCTGAAGAGTTGCGCGAGCAGCTCAAGGCGAGCCGCCGGTCCCGGCTGCCCGTCCAGGACGGCGAGTCGGACTCGATCATCGGTGTCGTCCTGATGAAGGACCTGATCGACTTCCTCGCCGTGGGCGATACGGAGCAGCTACGCCAGCACGTGCAGGAAGCACCGGTGGTGATGGACACCGCCGACTCGCTGCATGTGCTGCGCGAGATCCGCTCCAGCCGCGTGCACATGGCGCTGGTCTTCGACGAGTACGGCCATTTCGAGGGCATCATCACGCCGGGCGACGTGCTCGAGGCGATCATCGGCGCCTTCCAGGAGGAAGAGGAGGACGAGCCGGCCATCGTCACGAGGGCGGACGGCTCCTACCTCGTCGCAGGCTGGATGCAGGTCGATGAATTCTCGCACGAGCTCGGCATCCAGATGCCGCGCGATGCCGATTTCCAGACGGTCGCCGGTTTCGTTCTGGCCGAGATGAACCACCTCCCCAATGTCGGCGAGACCTTCGACAAGGGGCATTGGCGCTTCGAGGTCGTCGATCTCGATGGTCGCCGGATCGACAAGATCCTGGTCAGCCGGATCGAGGCGTAG
- the gpt gene encoding xanthine phosphoribosyltransferase yields MAEPSSNKAFPVSWDQFHRDARALAWRLADKGPFEAMVCITRGGLVPAAIICRELGLRMIETVCVASYHDYRNQTELKVLKDIAPNIKAIGDGKGKGVLVVDDLTDTGKTARVVREMLPNAHFATVYAKPAGVPTVDTFVTEVSQDTWIYFPWDMALTYVEPIAKGHQG; encoded by the coding sequence ATGGCCGAACCGTCCTCGAACAAGGCTTTCCCGGTTTCCTGGGACCAGTTCCATCGTGATGCCCGCGCGCTGGCCTGGCGCCTCGCCGACAAGGGCCCCTTCGAGGCGATGGTCTGCATCACCCGTGGCGGGTTGGTGCCGGCGGCGATCATCTGCCGCGAACTCGGTCTCAGGATGATCGAGACGGTCTGTGTCGCGAGCTATCACGACTATCGCAACCAGACCGAGCTCAAGGTGCTCAAGGACATCGCGCCGAACATCAAGGCGATCGGCGACGGCAAGGGCAAGGGCGTGCTGGTCGTGGACGACCTGACCGACACCGGCAAGACGGCGCGAGTCGTGCGCGAGATGCTGCCGAACGCGCATTTCGCCACGGTCTATGCCAAGCCCGCCGGCGTGCCGACGGTCGACACCTTCGTCACGGAGGTCAGCCAGGACACCTGGATCTATTTCCCCTGGGACATGGCTCTCACCTATGTCGAGCCCATTGCCAAGGGGCATCAGGGCTGA
- a CDS encoding FAD-dependent monooxygenase yields MSAPHFVIAGAGIGGLTMALSLARRGIASTVVEKRTGFGESGAGLQLTSNSGRVLDALDLALPLKRVSVSSHGLMIRRWRSGSELLEMPSSPERMPTPFRMLKRSDLHTVLLDAARAMPNIRLMVGRGVQEVSQSENGVSVTLSGQSGTGETIQSLGLIGADGLWSRVRDLTGDPSPPVFTGYEAWRAVVPARAVDKPRVTLHLGPGRHAVHYPVDGGKQINIVVVRQAKEAREGWSRDGERRIVTEHLAGASPALRELAGAAEGWQVWSLFDRKPAAMAQGRIALMGDAAHPILPFLAQGASLAIEDAAVLARLLAEKLGSEGAAGVPAAIASYAAARARRVARVQEESRGNGRSYHLGWPLSIARDFALKRLGPEGLRNRYGWLYDWRDEG; encoded by the coding sequence GTGTCCGCTCCTCATTTCGTCATCGCCGGCGCCGGCATCGGCGGCCTGACCATGGCGCTGTCGCTGGCGCGCCGCGGCATCGCCTCCACCGTCGTCGAGAAGCGCACCGGCTTCGGCGAATCCGGTGCAGGCCTTCAGCTCACCTCGAATTCCGGGCGCGTGCTCGACGCGCTCGATCTCGCTTTGCCGCTGAAGCGCGTCAGCGTCTCCTCGCATGGGCTGATGATCCGGCGCTGGCGCAGCGGCTCGGAGCTGCTGGAAATGCCCTCCAGCCCGGAGCGCATGCCGACGCCGTTCCGGATGCTGAAGCGCAGCGATCTCCACACCGTCCTGCTCGACGCCGCCCGTGCCATGCCGAACATCCGCCTGATGGTCGGCCGCGGCGTGCAGGAGGTCAGCCAGAGCGAGAACGGCGTCTCGGTCACGCTCAGCGGCCAGAGCGGCACTGGCGAGACCATCCAGAGCCTCGGCCTGATCGGCGCCGACGGGTTGTGGTCACGCGTCCGCGATCTCACCGGCGATCCCTCGCCGCCAGTCTTCACCGGCTATGAAGCCTGGCGCGCAGTCGTTCCGGCGCGCGCAGTCGACAAGCCGCGGGTGACGCTTCACCTGGGGCCGGGTCGCCATGCCGTGCATTACCCCGTCGACGGCGGCAAGCAGATCAACATCGTCGTCGTCCGCCAGGCGAAGGAAGCTCGCGAGGGCTGGTCGCGCGACGGCGAGCGCCGGATCGTGACCGAGCATCTCGCAGGCGCCTCACCGGCGCTGCGCGAACTGGCCGGAGCTGCCGAAGGCTGGCAGGTCTGGTCGCTGTTCGACCGCAAGCCGGCGGCCATGGCCCAAGGCCGGATCGCGCTGATGGGCGACGCCGCCCACCCCATCCTGCCCTTCCTGGCGCAAGGCGCCTCCCTCGCCATCGAGGACGCCGCCGTGCTGGCGCGGCTGCTTGCCGAGAAGCTCGGCAGCGAAGGCGCAGCCGGCGTGCCGGCGGCGATCGCGAGCTATGCCGCCGCCCGCGCGAGGCGCGTCGCCCGCGTGCAGGAGGAAAGCCGCGGCAACGGCCGCAGCTACCATCTCGGCTGGCCGCTCAGCATCGCCCGGGATTTCGCGCTGAAGCGACTCGGACCCGAGGGGCTACGCAACCGTTACGGCTGGCTCTACGATTGGCGTGACGAGGGCTGA
- a CDS encoding DUF2239 family protein — protein sequence MSNNPSSACTAFRGSSRLASGSLLDVALAVKAALAADPTASILTFDDATGKVVDLDLRGSDIEIAARLGGKLPEASSEAPRGRGRPKLGVVAREVTLLPRHWDWLSQQPGGASQVLRRLVDDARRNDGGRSQARAAQAAAYAFMSAMAGDREGFEEASRALFAGDGQRFAEHSRTWPEDIRTHAEKLMTGATGQPLD from the coding sequence ATGTCCAACAATCCTTCCAGTGCCTGCACCGCCTTTCGCGGCTCCAGCCGCCTCGCCAGCGGTTCGCTGCTCGATGTCGCGCTCGCCGTGAAGGCGGCACTGGCAGCCGATCCCACCGCATCCATCCTCACCTTCGACGACGCGACCGGGAAGGTCGTCGATCTCGACCTGCGCGGCAGCGATATCGAAATCGCTGCGCGCCTCGGTGGAAAGCTGCCGGAAGCCAGCTCTGAGGCGCCGCGCGGCCGCGGCAGGCCCAAGCTCGGCGTCGTCGCCCGCGAAGTCACTTTGCTGCCGCGCCATTGGGACTGGCTCAGCCAGCAGCCAGGCGGTGCCTCGCAGGTCTTGCGACGCCTCGTCGATGATGCCCGCCGCAACGATGGTGGACGCAGCCAGGCGCGGGCAGCGCAGGCCGCGGCCTACGCCTTCATGTCGGCCATGGCGGGCGATCGCGAAGGTTTCGAGGAAGCCTCGCGCGCCCTCTTCGCCGGCGACGGCCAGCGTTTCGCGGAGCACAGCCGGACATGGCCGGAGGATATCCGCACCCATGCGGAAAAGCTGATGACAGGCGCGACCGGCCAGCCGTTGGACTGA